CGACTGTCGGTAGATCTCCGCACCGTCGCGGATGTATTCGTAGCTCACTGTCGCCCTTCTGCCCGTGCGGCCAGTGCCGCCGACGGGTTGCCGATCCAACTACGGCCGGCCGCCTCGATGCGGTACCCGGAACCGGTGGCCACGGCCAGCACGGCGGGCCCGGCCGGGCGCCCGCAACACCGGTCACAGCCGACGACGTGCACCGGCAGCATCCGCCCTCCCACCGTTCCGCCCTCGCCCACCGTTGCCGGTGTCTCGGCCCCGGTCGCCGCGTCGGCCAGCGCGTCCGTCAGGTCCTGCCGCACGTCGGCGAGGGCGCTGGCGCAGCCGGGGCGGCCGGTGCAGGCGCTGACTCCCCGCCACGGCGACGACGGCTCGACCAGCAGCCCGGCCGTGGCCAGGCGGCCGACGGTATCCGGTCGCGTCGAGTCGAGCACGACGCTGCGCCACGGGGTGATGATGATCTCGTCCGTAGCGGCGAGTTCGGCCAGTTCCCGGGCCTGGCCGGCGGTCAGCCGTCCCAGCCGGGCACCGGCCACCACCAGGCCGTCCGGCCGGACACCCACCGTCGGCACCGCCTCCCCGCCCACCGCCGGCCCATCCGCCGGCAGTGGCGGGTCCGGTTGCGCGACCGGGCGGCCGAGCGCGGCGGTCACCCGGGCCGGCCCGTCCGGCAGGTCCGCCAGTCGCCACAGGTCGCTGCGGTCACCGCGTACCCGGAGGAAGGCTCGGGCAGCCTCGATCAGCAGCTCGACCGCCGCCGCCGGACCGGCCCGCAGACCCGTGTCGGTACCGGCGAGCCGGAGCGCGTCCTCGCCCGCCACCCAGCACAGGTCGGCGCCGAGGGTGGTCACGTCGTACCGGCCGTCGTCGAGGGCGAACAGGAACCTGCCGCTGAGCGACGCCAGGTCGGCGGCGCCCCGCAGCGCCGCGTCCAGGTCCCGCACCATCGGGCGTACGTCGAGCCGGCCGCGCCCGTCGCGACCGCTCAGCGGGGAGGCGAGCAGGTTGCGGACGCGTTCGTGGGTGGGGGTCGGCAGCAGGCCGGCGGCGGCGATCCGTTCGGCGGCCCGGCGTACGGCGTCGTCGTCGGCGAGCCCCCGGATCTGGAGGTTGGCCCGGGAGGTCAACTCCAGCGTCCCGTCACCGTCCGTGTCGGCGACGTCGGCGAGTACCCGGAGTTGGCCGGGGCGGAGTTGGCCGCCGGGCAGCCGTACCCGGACCAGCAGCCCGTCGGCGGCCTGGTGCGCCCGCAACGCGCCGGGACAGCGGTCCTCCGGCGATCGTGGGGACGGGGTGGCGGGGGCGGACACGGGCTCATCGTAGAGTCAGGGTCCTCGGCGCCTGCCGGCCCGAGAGAAGCATCACGCGGCGAACCCGGAGGAACCCGGTGCAAGTCCGGGGCGGTCCCGCCACTGTCACCGAGCTGGGAATTCAGCTCGGAAGCCAGACACTCCGGATCACCGCACGATCGACCACGACCACGGGCGCGGACCCGAGGAGGAGTCACCCATGTCTGCGGCGGACGCTGCCACCACGATTCTCCTGTTGTCGACTTCGGACACGGACCTACTTTCCGCCCGAGCCAGCGGCGCGGTCTACCGGCTGGCCAATCCGGCCCGGCTCGACCTCGCCGACCTGCCCGACCTGGTCGCCGGGGTCGACCTGGTGGTGGTACGGATCCTCGGCGGCCACCGGATGTGGGAGGAGGGCCTGGCGGCACTGCGCGCCGGTTCCCTACCCGTGGTGGCGCTCGGCGGTGAGCAGGCGCCGGACGCGGAGCTGATGTCCCGGTCGACGGTGCCGGCCGGAATCGCCGCCCAGGCGCACGCGTACCTGGCCCAGGGTGGGCCGGAGAACCTGCGTGAGCTGCACGGCTTCCTCTCCGACACGGTGCTGCTGACCGGTCACGGCTTCAACCCGCCCGTCGAGCAGCCGAACTGGGGCGTCCATCCCCGAACCCCGGGTACGTCGTCCGGGCCGGTGGTCGGCATCCTCTACTACCGGGCCCACCAGTTGAGCGGGAACGTCGGGTTCGTCGAGGCGCTGGCCGCCGCCGTCGAGGACGCCGGGGGGCAGGCCCTGCCGATCTTCTGCGCCAGTCTGCGTACCCCCGAACCGGAACTGCTGGCGGCGCTCGGCGCGGCCGACGCGCTGCTGGTCACGGTGCTCGCGGCCGGTGGTACCCGGCCGGCGGACGCCGCCGCCGGTGGCTCCGAGCAGGCCTGGGACGTCGGCGCGCTGGCCGCGCTGGACGTACCGATCCTCCAAGCGCTCTG
The nucleotide sequence above comes from Plantactinospora soyae. Encoded proteins:
- a CDS encoding precorrin-3B synthase → MSAPATPSPRSPEDRCPGALRAHQAADGLLVRVRLPGGQLRPGQLRVLADVADTDGDGTLELTSRANLQIRGLADDDAVRRAAERIAAAGLLPTPTHERVRNLLASPLSGRDGRGRLDVRPMVRDLDAALRGAADLASLSGRFLFALDDGRYDVTTLGADLCWVAGEDALRLAGTDTGLRAGPAAAVELLIEAARAFLRVRGDRSDLWRLADLPDGPARVTAALGRPVAQPDPPLPADGPAVGGEAVPTVGVRPDGLVVAGARLGRLTAGQARELAELAATDEIIITPWRSVVLDSTRPDTVGRLATAGLLVEPSSPWRGVSACTGRPGCASALADVRQDLTDALADAATGAETPATVGEGGTVGGRMLPVHVVGCDRCCGRPAGPAVLAVATGSGYRIEAAGRSWIGNPSAALAARAEGRQ